The genome window AATTCTACATCGGTTAGGAACTTTTCACTGATATGTATTGGAAATGCAGTCTGTTGTAAGCAAAGAAAGTATATTAGAAGAATATCATGGGATCATTGATTCACAGAAAGGTGGAGGATTAGTTTTGGGAAAAGGATTACAGTTAAAGCAATCTGGAAAGCCAAGAGTAGGAAGAGAGCAACCACTCTGATGTTTCTGGGCCATTGCTGGGAACTGCTCTGTACATTCATTCAACAGCCCTGGGTACTTGGCAGGAGGCAACAATGGACCCAAGTTCCACGCTCTGGtgggagcagggagaggggacTTCAGGTCCTCTGCATTCGTGGGCTACAAGGCACTCCAACACTGTGGGAGATTCCCAAATCTGAAGAGGAGAGGGTGGATAGCTAAGAATAGCAAAAATAGAACAGGTAGATTTATAATCAGGCACCgagggaaggaaacaggaaagtgtattttcccaTAAATGAAGTGCCTCATGTgtgtataaattctttttttttttttaatatcagggattgaattcaggggtacctggccactgagccacatccccagccctattctgaattttattttaagatagggtctcaccgaattgcttagcgccttgcagttgcaattctcctgtctcagcctcccaagccgctgggattacaggcgtgtgccaccgtgcctggctgtatgtataaattcTGGAATAATATTCACACGTTGGATTCTGAGATGCGCCAGGCAGTGGAAGTGTTGGGGATGGTATGGTCTGAAATGGGCTGCTCCTGCCTCAAGGTTGCACAGATTTGTGGGACAGCAAACGAGTGGAATTCTGAGACTAGGGTGTGCAGGCTCAGCTAACAGTGCGAGGTCCTTGAGGAGAAGTGGGTGGCAGTTGGAATATGGAGTAGTCTTCAAGTGTGTCTTTTTGTCCTCCTACTTTTTAATGTCCAGACatggattttaaaagaaaaagagaaaaagagttttatttttgatcAAGGAAAATCAAGATAAACGGTGATTCCTCATCAGGAATCACTTTTCTTCATAGCAAATATTGTGCAGAGCAAGAAAAGAGGGGGGAAGTGTGAATTTTTTAGATCTATAGCTAGATAAGGACATCTGGCTGAAGGTTTAATAGCTTAGAACTTCCAAGTCTTATGAAACTCTATGTCCTttttccatctaaaaataaaaaagttttgctgggtgtggtggtgcactcctgttatcacagtggctcaggaggctgaggcaggaggattccaagttcagagccagactcagcaacttacagaggctctgagcaacttagtgagagtctgtctttaaagggctggggatatatagctgaGATCAATCTCCACtaccagaataaataaataaacaaaaataaaataacacacatGCAGAAAGAAAACTTGAGCTCACTCATTTGGGACTCTGCATTTCCATTCTTTGTCTTCTTCGTTCCTTTGTGGAACATTTCTTGTTGGTGATTCTTTCAGtgcatttttttatattgaaaatagatattttattttgtctataCAAAGCACACTTTCAAAATACaaatcatatataatatgtagGTATAACATACAAGGAAGTATAAATATAAACACGTATGTGTGTAAAATGTCACTGGGTTCGGATTTTTCTCTGAATCTGTTCTGCCTTCCCCTGCTCCCCTTCAGTGCACACAGAGCACTGGAGACAGGGTTGTTAGGAGCACAAATGCTGGAGTCTTCCCTGCAGATATCTCCCAAGCCAGGAGGGGCCTTAGGATGAACTGAGAGCCTCAGGTTGACTCCTGTCCTCTGTAAACTACAAGTCGGAATAGGGACAGAATAGATGGTCCAGTGGAGAAGCTGTCCTGAGTCAGTGTGAGTGAAACCAGCAGCTTCCTGGAGCCTTTGGCCTCCCAGGAGAGCTTCAGCAGCTTGGAGTTTGGGAAGCAGGCCCCTGGGTCCCTGAGTGGTGTCCTCCTGTGTGCTGGAGAACCTACTCACTAAGACAAGAGGCACACAGTCCATATGGGTCATCACATTTGATGATCTTGGTGGGCTTTTTCCTGGTGCCCAGATCCTTGTGAATCTTCCAGGCTCTCTTTAGCTACAATAAAGCTGGCTCCTTGGCTCCATCCTTTGCTGGGCTGGTTTCCAGGAGTTTCAGAGTTTTGTGGGTAGTTTCCCTGGTCTTCCTCTCTGCTGCTGCTCCCCCTAGTCATTGGCATCACTTCCAAATTCTCCATTTCAACAGCAGTTGGCTGGAAAATTCTCCTGCGAAGCCAATGATTTACAGGTTTTGAAAAGAAGACACAGTCATCCTCCAGTCAGAGATACTTCTTATTGAAAATGTATGTCCAGCACTGGGTGGGTGACATAAGCAGACATAGGTCCTGCCTGCAAGTGTCATAAAATACCTAATCCTCTGTGGTCTGTGTTGCTCAAAGACTGGCAAAAACCTAAAGTGCCTAAATGTGCACATGGTATCTAAATCCTATTTTGGTATTCTCAATTCCTCATCTGCAAAGATTCACCAGTGCTGCTGGAGAAATTCTCACCCTTGCTTCCCACTGGACAAATCCTCTGCCTAAACAGCCTTGCAGGTGGAgggacaagaaaaggaaagagtaaCCAGGGGCCTGGTTGAACTAGGCTTGATCATGCTGGTAAAAGTGATTTAATATTCATGAAGCTTTTGAACCAGTTCCTAGAATTTAAGAAATatccaataaatgaataaataaatcagttcCTGGATAATAAGAATAGAGAGACAGAGTCTGATTATATTTGCCTGCCTGTCATGGATCTATCTCAGTGTTCAGGCCCTGAGTGGCTACCTCAGCACTTTCTTCCATGGCTTATGGAATGTCCCTCCTGAAGATGAACAGCTCCCTAGGCCATGAGAAGAGAAGCAGTTTGAGTTCCTTGGAATGGGAGCTAAACTAAATGAGGATTTTAGGTCAGTTTGCCAAAAATTTGGTAAAAAACAATTTGTTGGATGGCAAATCTACCTattatccagtttaaaaaaaaaaacaacagtttaTGTAGAGTCAATTCACAAAACGACCaagaaattacatatatttaacaGTTCTTCTTTAagacatttatacatttttaatatagtaaataaattgatattttccTCTTAAGAGCATATTTATTGGTTGTATATATCAAAGtaacattcttttttaagaatatattttaatgtacttattAGAAAGATAGTATGGACATTCCTGTTAATatagtcaataaatatatttactagATATAAGTTCTTAAGAATATAACTCCAATTACagcattttatatgaaaattaattataaCAATATTTTGAAAGTCCTTTAAAAAGTAACTTTCTATTTTGTCGACATTTagtatttttgaattgtttcaacAAATTCTTGagtaataaataaatcatttattatgtttattgtaTTTCTTATCAGTTGGTCTGGAATTATCAGCTTTTGAAGATTTATGGAATGTTTTAGATAACTGCTTTTCATTTTGGCTTGACAGTTTGTCATggactgtttatttttttcaaaatcatgcTCAAAGggtcatataattttatattgacaTAACATGTACTATCTTATTAGTAGGAACTAAAAATGAGTTTTAACAAATCTGACATCCATACATCAAATAATGCTGAGGAAAAATTCAGAGCAACTTATCAATATGGAATACTGAAATACTGGTACTGACAGAATTACAAAATGGGGTTTTGTATGATATTGGGGTTTTgacaaaagaaagataaaatgccgaaaaatgaaaatataaaaaaaaatgtctgcatGGTGCAGTGGCAtatatatctgtaatcccagcagctctggaggctgagacaggaggattacaagttcaaagatagcctcagcaacttagtgaggccctaagcacttagcgagatcctgtctctaaatacaaaataaaaaggattgggcatgtggctcagtgtaagtgcctctgggttcaatctctggtaccaaaaacatacagacaaaaaaacacaaaagaacaaatgttGACAAAAAACAGACTTTTCATAAATGCTGAACTGCAGATTTCAATGATTAGAAATACAGAATTAATTGCTGgtgaatgaatatatttataagaaatcatttaaaaatacatatgagaagaaaatattgatgAATATGTCATAAGAAGAACTGATACAAATTGCGTATTCATCCAATTTGGCGTTGGgtgtattctttcttttctttagggGCAGGGGTGGGTGCTGGGCTTGAACCTACAGCCTTGCACCACACAGTCTAAGCACCTGCTCTATCCCTGCGCTGTATGCCCAGCCCCATCCTTTCTTTCTGACTTGGCAGATTGGCCCCTGCGTGGTCGACCTGGTTTCTGCTGCCCCCATTTCAGAGCAGTGGTCTGAGAACTGTGGGAAGTGAAAGGCATTCTAGGGCTCTCTAGGACTCTCTAGGACTGGCTTAGTCCTGCCCCACTCTGAAGCTCCTTTTGGCTGATACAGAAGGGGCTCAGCATGAGGGTCTATGGCTGGGAAAGGGATTCTGATTTGTGAGGACATCCCAGAATCATTCTGATGTAGCTCTTTTCTCCTGGGAAGAAAGAATCTGGTCCTGTGGGTTCTCTTGTGCCACTTACCTTAATTTGATGCACGTCACCAGGGCACACACCACAAGCACTACAGAAAGTGTGACAGATGTAGAGATGATCActgtaaaacaataaaactaagcTTAAACCTTATGAGAATCCCAGGATCGTGTTCATTGCTAAGAATTGGTAAACTCTTGGCAATTTACATTCTTACAGAGTGGTCTAAATGCCTTCCCATTAGCTTGCTGTTACTTGAGGGCCAAAATGCAATTTAATTTATTCCACATCTGGGCAAAAATGCAAGCATAGAAAAGGtgttagaaaagaaataacagaaaattaacattagttatcattatcacttaaaaaaagaagtcatataattttacttatttatttatttatagcagaGATGTTGTACTCAATGGTGAACTATGTCCTCACATTGTCTAATAGGCTTGACATGCATTTACTGTCTGTGGAGAGGTTTATGGGAAAGGGCGAGTGGATAGAAATGATGGTTCTATTTTCACAATGTTTCTTCCTGTTTcgttttgaataaaaataaaaactgcagaatccagagcaagagagaggaggGCTCCTGGGTCAATGATAAAACAAAGCCATTGGAATTCAATGACCCAGGTCTTGAGCCTCTCTGTTTTGATTATAGCCAAGCAAAGTTAGTAAAGAAATGGAAGCCAGAACCATGGAAACACCTGCCAAGTTCTCTACCCTTTTGCTTCCTGTAGGGTGTGGattggagaaaaaggaagagaagaggggaggaaggagagggcgGAGAAGCTGGTGCTTATGCGGAAGGCCACTTAGGCCAGGAGCTCTCCCACTGACTTCAGCCCATGGTGCTGATCTAAGCTGGAGAAGGCAGCTGAGACAGCCAGAGCCCATGTTCAGTAAGGATGGAGAAGTTATTCCCTGGTAGCTCTTCAACAAGCCAGGCCCAGCACAGGGTAGCAGCGCCCACCACGCTGAGACCACAGTGCTGTGTGCCTGTGTCAGATGGAGATGATTTTGAAGGAGATCATCAACCATTGCTCCTGGGaaggtgtttctttttctttctcactgcCTAGGCAACTCTGAGTGTCAGGTTCAGGGCTGggagagtagctcagtggtagagtgcttgcctagcacatgtgaggccctgcattccatccctagtaccaccaaaaaaaaagaaaaaagtgttgggtttgaacaagaaaataaacactTAATTGTTTGAGTTCAACCTTTAAAATTCCCAAACTGAAGTGACATTTGATTTGTAATGAGAAATCTGCATTTCATAGCAGCATGGGGCCATACCTGGTACAGAGTAGGAACTTAATTTATACTGAGGGTGGATGAGTGACATGACAGGAGCAGCCCCTGTCAAAGGCACAGtaacattctgaaaaataaacCCTTCACTTCTAGTGTACTAAATGGGCATGGCTGTGTGAAGGCCGCTGTATTTTGCTTGCTAACCTCTTATTTTACAACCAGGACTCTTTAAGAATAGCTTCATTAGGGCCAGAGATGTGATATTGGAACAATTGAATAAATTTATTGACAAAAAGGGCTGCCAAGTGAGCCAGTATATGTTTAAGAGAATGGAGCTTTGAATcacatttcttaaatatttattaaaatgtgcagcactcaaatttatttattcatttgcctacccattcaatatttattgagcatctgctgtGGACTATTTTCTACTGAATTAAAAGAGCAATTCTTTAAATCGATGATAATCATtcatttaacttatttaaaaaaacaaaattatgacaATGGTAGTATCAAAAGGTAGAGTAAAATGTCAATTTTTACTAAGCAACAATAATGGCCaagcattattaatatttttctacagAGATGAGCTCAACTGATTGCTTACTCATGCAGAAATAACAGCGGCCCCAATGTCCAATAAGCATCTTGGCCATACGTAATGACTTCTCATTCACAGGGTGGCTGGGGTGGATGGCATATGACATACTTTGAAGGCACTGTTACttagaatttttagaaaactatcacaatttttattttagtatctctTATTAGCAGATAAATTTAGCTCTCATTTTCATGCCTAGTGACCATGTACTCTTATGTTTAAGCAGCTTAAAGGAATTAAACCTTATTCATACATGAAAGACAGGtcttttttatctttgtattttcaaAGTTCCTCCCATAGAATTATCTTTGTTCATTGTAGGTGTTCAGTTAATGTTTATTATGTCATGTTTCAGACATTTGAGACAATTTTTGGTATTTTAACACAGTGAAAGTcctaaactggaaaaaaatttgaTGACAGATTATAGCCTATAATCAAATAGTTTGTTCAAAGATCTACTTAGAAAATTTTGCATGTAGGATTTTATCCTATAGGTATACTCTCACCAAGAGGTTTACAATTGCTGTTCATAATATAACCAAAGTATACAAGTAATCACATGCCCAAAGAGCAAACTGGCTAAATAAGATGTAACAGATCCATaagatggaatattctatagTTGCTAAAAGCATGAGGTGGGATTTATGTACTAATAGGGAAGGATCTCCAAGATATGCCATTAAGTGACAACTAGGGGCAgaacagtaaaaaacaaacaacaaaaacccagctGTCAGcatcatttactttttatgtaCTTGTTTATATACAGCCTGTGTGGGAGGATGCACAGGTATCTATTTCCTTTCTGCAAGATTTTGAGTCAGAGataggatttgattttttttttttttttttttgctgcagaTCCTatgtaacttttcatttttagacCTTTTGCAAAAtattaccaattttttaaaaagtaaaaaatgtaaagcTATGAACAAAGATTAATGTAGATTGTGATATTAGGAGAAAAATTAGGTTGGCTatttactgttgtttttttttttttttgtggtaccagagattgaacctagaggtgcttaactactgagtcacatccctcttttatttattctgagacagggtccctctgaatttcttagtgccttactaagttgctgaggctggctttgaagttgtgatcctcctgcctcagactcccaagccgatgggattgcaggcatgtaccaccatgcccaggtacTGTTCTCCTCTTAAATCATgaacatatttttgtttctatatccCTGTCactaaatgccacaatttttctctgaaaatattcCCAAAGTCTTAAATGTCTTGAAAAAGTCTTGAAAATATTCCCAAAGTCCTAAAATGTCTTGCCTTGGCTTATGTCttgatccttaaaaaaaaaaaaaaaagaattctaaaagcaATTAACTGCTAATATgcccaatgcttttttttttttccagatgacaCCTGACACAGGTAAAATGGGACCACCAAAAATGTGAACTTATGActagaaaatagaaatagtttttACCCATTTCAAATTACAGTTTTGTTACAGTTGtgttgttctttttattcctttgaaagCTCATCAGACTCTTAAGTATTAGGTTTTTTCTTGCCATCTGCATCTGTCTCCCAGcctcttgggtttttttttgttgtgtttgcagtgctggggatgaaacccagccCCTGGCAGGCTAGCGCTCTTCCACCAAGCTGCACACCCTGCTCTCTCCCTGCCCCTGGATCTCCCTTCTTTCTAttgttctctcctctcttttctgaGCTCTCTTCCgtcttcatctttttctttcattctcacactttttttctattttcctcttaGACTCACTTGCACATTCTTTTTCTTAGAGTCCTAATGCTGTGCGTCTAGGGTAAAAAGCCTTCTTTACTGAGAAATCTTGGTAGTCTCTCCGGACAGTGCACCATGCCCACCCTGGGAGACATCAAGGTAGGTTCTGACAAAGAATGACTTCATGTTAGTGGCAGCATCAGGCACTTGTGGCTTCCTAACAGGCCCTGGCATGAGTCTAGCCCTGCTGAGAACTAAGTAGCTGATCCACAAAGCCCTTGGAGCATCAGTTCCTTCAACATCAGTAGCTTGACAGTGAGAAACCATCACTATTAAGAAAAACAGTTATATCACATGAGGAATGCCATGAATGTCCCCATCAGATAATGGAGACATTTctgagagggaaaggggaagccTCCAGTGAACATGCTGGGACAATGGCATGGGCCGTCCAGGACAAGGACTGTTCAACACTCTGTGTCTGCGATCACCCTGGTCATAAATATGCTGGTCAAAGGACAGTACTTACCAGTGGTCTCTCTGGAGCTGTATGAAGAAGCATCTGCAGAGAAGAGAGAACAGCTCAGTCAGGGTAAAGGTACTAGTGTATCATGAAGCTGGAGAAATAAGGGACAACTGAGCTACCATCTTAGACCCTTAGGAGACTCATAGCTGGCATAACCAAACTCTTCTTAGCAAAGAACAAGCAGGGTAAATTGACTGAGGTGCTGGACCATGCCTAAGAGTCGGACATACCTTCCAGAAGGGCCCTCCCGTGGTGGAGAGTGCATACGGCATTTAGAGTCCTAGTCCAGGCTCTGCAGTGCTGGCTAGTAAGGTTAGCATGTCAAATCTGGGAGGGGGATTTCATTTTCAGCTGTCCCAACTGGACCAAGCCAGGTGGAACATCAAAAACAGAGACCAGGCAAGGGGCCTGtgggaggcagagggcaggagggcagctCCATGAGTCACAGCTCGAGATTGAAAAAAGCCATGCAGTTATCTTGGGCCAGGTCTCAACCCAAGTCTCAGAAGCAGCACCTGAGGAACTGGCCTCTCATGCAAAGCTAATGCTAACCTGGTGTCTCGTGGGAGTTTGAGGGTGTAAGTTCCAAGGTCTTTGCTGTAGTCTGGGATGGGGCTTGGGAGGACTCATGGCTGCCTACACTTGTGGTTCCTGAGGAGGTTGGTTGGGGTGGCATCGACTGGGAGCCTGGTACCATAGCTGTCTCTGTGGCCACTGTGGTGTCTGACTTGGGAGATAAAACTGCTGGCTCTGTAGGAAATTCCAAGACAGAACATAAATAAAGACTAGTGTCTTCTCAGCTCCAGCAGAGGGTGGACCTAAAGACCTACTTTGATGAACCCACCATGGCAGCCCATTCACTCCCAGCAAACTGTCCTTTAAGTGGGCAACATATCCTCCATTTGAGCCATGGGATCTGTGATAACTCTAAAAAATACAGTTATTTACTGTGGTGCATAGAAAGAAAAGATCCCTCAGAGTTGAGTACCTTCAGCTGTTTCCTAGAAAAGCTCATGAAATACTGATAGACTTGGCTCCAAAACACAAGTAGAGCTGTATTTGCTGAAGGCATCTGGGATGCTGATTATCTTTTTTCATCATGCTCTACATGCACAGTTGTGGCCTGAGTTCCCATTCTTTCCCAGCCACACACATTGTGAGAAGTCCTCATACCCTCCAATCTTTTGTCACTACCTCACGTGCACCTAACCCTACCCAAGCTGCCCACACTCTAGGTGCCCTGCAGATCGAGACCCAGGAGCATTCACATCCAATCACCCACAGTCACATAATCTGTGTTAAAGGTTTCTCTTACATCTAAGGTTTGTCTCAGCAACAGCTATCTGACCAAGTGTTGGGGGCATGGAGGCAGGACTGGGAAAGGTTACTTGGTCATTCTTATCTCTCTGGTGAACTGTGTGTGATTCAGATCAAAGGAGTTTGGGAATTACCCTCAACATAAATAGAGCCAATACTTCAACCCCTTACTTTTGTTTGCAAGCAACCCATTACAAGGAGGAAGCCTCCCTTCAGCCTCTCTGTCCTGCTTTGAGCAGTGTTCCTCAACCTTGGCTATCCAAGAACTACATGGTTCTTGTTCTATAGCCTCTGACTCCAAATCATTCCCTGGACCATGTGGAGTTTCTTGGTATTCTCACTGTGCCTCCAAGGCTGAGAACCAAAGCTCTGGGAAGGTGTGCCTGAAGAGAACAgagtgaatgaaaagaaagatgacCACATCTGgcgggaaggaaggaagaaggagccaGGAAAAGTCACAGACTGAATGATTtggccctaaaaaaaaaaaaaagagttaaatataaaataagggtGCCATGGGATATGAGGCATATTAGCCAAGATATTTAGCTTCCAATGTTTCCAATTGAGAAATTGTTGAGGAAATTGGGCTAAAAGATTACCCAAGACTCAGTTAAAATACAGAACATTGGTGGTTTCATGCAGTGCTTCTATAATAGAGCACCATTGTTAATTTGGTGATGCTTAGGAACAAGGGGTGACAACTCTTCCTGGGTCCCTCACATTGCTACACATCTTGCAAACAAGGGCCTGATAGACCTTTCTCTGGACTATCTGCGCAAGGACACATATATTGCAAGTACCTTTGAAGACAGAGACAGTGCCTCTTTCTAGGAAAGGGCAGACATATTTGCTGCCAATTATAAAACATTCAGGTTCCCTGAGCTCAGCCTTCCTCCCAGACAGTGCAGCCTGCTGAACAATGCAGGCATATATTCAGGCCCATCGATGTTGCCCTGTGAGCCTGGGAGTCAAGGGATTGTTGCTAACATGCTGATACTCTTG of Marmota flaviventris isolate mMarFla1 chromosome 12, mMarFla1.hap1, whole genome shotgun sequence contains these proteins:
- the Il15ra gene encoding interleukin-15 receptor subunit alpha isoform X7, which gives rise to MSVEHADIRVKSYTLNSRERYVCNSGFKRKAGTSSLTECVLNKTTNTAHWTTPSLKCIRDPSLTHQRPVPHSTVVTARVTPQPESPSPSGKEPAVLSPKSDTTVATETAMVPGSQSMPPQPTSSGTTSVGSHESSQAPSQTTAKTLELTPSNSHETPDASSYSSRETTVIISTSVTLSVVLVVCALVTCIKLRRIFQPTAVEMENLEVMPMTRGSSSREEDQGNYPQNSETPGNQPSKGWSQGASFIVAKESLEDSQGSGHQEKAHQDHQM
- the Il15ra gene encoding interleukin-15 receptor subunit alpha isoform X3, with protein sequence MVRRWFLSSGVHALRGRLLLLLLLRLPVTPGTTCPTPMSVEHADIRVKSYTLNSRERYVCNSGFKRKAGTSSLTECVLNKTTNTAHWTTPSLKCIRDPSLTHQRPVPHSTVVTARVTPQPESPSPSGKEPAVLSPKSDTTVATETAMVPGSQSMPPQPTSSGTTSVGSHESSQAPSQTTAKTLELTPSNSHETPDASSYSSRETTVIISTSVTLSVVLVVCALVTCIKLRRIFQPTAVEMENLEVMPMTRGSSSREEDQGNYPQNSETPGNQPSKGWSQGASFIVAKESLEDSQGSGHQEKAHQDHQM
- the Il15ra gene encoding interleukin-15 receptor subunit alpha isoform X5 gives rise to the protein MDGQLEERGTTCPTPMSVEHADIRVKSYTLNSRERYVCNSGFKRKAGTSSLTECVLNKTTNTAHWTTPSLKCIRDPSLTHQRPVPHSTVVTARVTPQPESPSPSGKEPAVLSPKSDTTVATETAMVPGSQSMPPQPTSSGTTSVGSHESSQAPSQTTAKTLELTPSNSHETPDASSYSSRETTVIISTSVTLSVVLVVCALVTCIKLRRIFQPTAVEMENLEVMPMTRGSSSREEDQGNYPQNSETPGNQPSKGWSQGASFIVAKESLEDSQGSGHQEKAHQDHQM
- the Il15ra gene encoding interleukin-15 receptor subunit alpha isoform X2 gives rise to the protein MWSEGPLWPVKGVTKCEVFGVRKGFVGSLDLGGCRITCGRGHQSSGGEELTVTSQILSGPRQQCERPDLKQARERPGTTCPTPMSVEHADIRVKSYTLNSRERYVCNSGFKRKAGTSSLTECVLNKTTNTAHWTTPSLKCIKPAVLSPKSDTTVATETAMVPGSQSMPPQPTSSGTTSVGSHESSQAPSQTTAKTLELTPSNSHETPDASSYSSRETTVIISTSVTLSVVLVVCALVTCIKLRRIFQPTAVEMENLEVMPMTRGSSSREEDQGNYPQNSETPGNQPSKGWSQGASFIVAKESLEDSQGSGHQEKAHQDHQM
- the Il15ra gene encoding interleukin-15 receptor subunit alpha isoform X1 yields the protein MWSEGPLWPVKGVTKCEVFGVRKGFVGSLDLGGCRITCGRGHQSSGGEELTVTSQILSGPRQQCERPDLKQARERPGTTCPTPMSVEHADIRVKSYTLNSRERYVCNSGFKRKAGTSSLTECVLNKTTNTAHWTTPSLKCIRDPSLTHQRPVPHSTVVTARVTPQPESPSPSGKEPAVLSPKSDTTVATETAMVPGSQSMPPQPTSSGTTSVGSHESSQAPSQTTAKTLELTPSNSHETPDASSYSSRETTVIISTSVTLSVVLVVCALVTCIKLRRIFQPTAVEMENLEVMPMTRGSSSREEDQGNYPQNSETPGNQPSKGWSQGASFIVAKESLEDSQGSGHQEKAHQDHQM